Proteins encoded together in one Anoxybacillus flavithermus window:
- a CDS encoding IS701 family transposase yields the protein MNRLAHHQGIHKFLTMLGLALYFSKPVMKHLVHIVDAMITKGFSGTLTDLHHGSFHPNHRTTLSHFFTKSPWEEETLLRKLQQWVLHRVERSSKRENQPIFVSIDDTICQKTKPSSRATHAIQGCDWHYSHAEKKSIWGHSLVWLMVHTMTQAFPFAFRLYDKTAGKSKGELAIEMLSSLDVSRPVYVLMDSWYPSKTLVGACLKKGFHVIAMLKTNRILYPKGTAIQAKEFAKSMEPRDTRLVTVGKERYRVYRYEGALNGLKDAVVLLAWKADQPMTPKHLHCVLSTDRELSDEEILRYYAARWSIECFFRQAKDQLKLDGYRVRGRRAVKRYWILVQLAYVYSMFESNSDFSDGLDLLRKRKGHSLVEFIYRAAKQNIPIDTVKKQLHVA from the coding sequence ATGAATAGATTAGCACATCACCAAGGAATCCACAAGTTTTTGACGATGTTGGGGTTGGCCCTTTATTTCTCGAAACCTGTCATGAAGCATCTCGTTCATATCGTGGATGCGATGATTACAAAGGGCTTTTCGGGAACGCTGACCGATCTACATCATGGGAGTTTTCATCCGAACCATCGCACGACACTGAGCCATTTTTTCACGAAAAGCCCATGGGAGGAAGAGACGCTGCTTCGCAAACTCCAACAGTGGGTGCTTCATCGTGTCGAACGCAGCTCGAAACGAGAGAATCAACCCATTTTTGTTTCGATCGATGATACGATTTGCCAAAAAACGAAGCCCTCGTCACGGGCAACACACGCCATTCAAGGGTGTGATTGGCACTATTCTCACGCAGAGAAAAAGTCGATCTGGGGACATTCTCTCGTTTGGCTCATGGTTCATACGATGACCCAAGCGTTTCCTTTTGCCTTTCGCCTCTACGACAAGACGGCGGGGAAAAGCAAAGGGGAACTCGCGATCGAGATGCTTTCTTCGTTGGATGTGAGTCGCCCCGTTTATGTGCTCATGGACTCTTGGTATCCATCGAAAACCCTCGTGGGAGCCTGCTTGAAAAAAGGGTTCCACGTCATCGCGATGCTGAAGACGAATCGGATTCTCTATCCAAAAGGGACGGCCATTCAAGCAAAGGAATTTGCCAAATCTATGGAGCCACGGGATACCCGCCTCGTCACGGTGGGAAAAGAGCGTTATCGGGTGTATCGCTACGAAGGCGCTCTGAACGGTCTCAAGGATGCCGTGGTGCTGCTCGCATGGAAAGCCGATCAGCCGATGACGCCGAAACATCTTCATTGCGTCTTGAGCACCGATCGCGAGCTAAGCGATGAAGAGATCTTGCGCTACTATGCTGCACGTTGGTCGATCGAATGTTTTTTCCGTCAAGCGAAAGACCAGCTGAAACTCGATGGATACCGCGTTCGCGGGCGTCGGGCGGTGAAACGGTATTGGATCTTGGTGCAACTTGCGTATGTGTACAGCATGTTCGAGTCTAACAGTGATTTTTCGGATGGGCTCGATCTCCTGCGCAAGAGAAAAGGACATAGCCTCGTGGAGTTCATTTATCGTGCAGCAAAACAAAATATTCCCATTGATACCGTGAAAAAACAGCTCCACGTGGCATAA
- a CDS encoding YpoC family protein has translation MIVPKTFQHPLFFSADFIDTHTFQPFPMMMKHVPFYYDITQKEEPWQQKECALPAIFQLWEEEKRELAPLFAARQANKAKEGIVWGISYFLCALHWLNERAVSNVYEWEKEVQSLPLRPLNVVDRLSFIFVRPTLHHSFVQLDELFTELMKLFYKQMAQQKRD, from the coding sequence ATGATCGTTCCAAAAACGTTTCAACATCCGCTCTTTTTTTCGGCCGATTTCATTGATACCCATACGTTTCAACCGTTCCCGATGATGATGAAGCATGTGCCATTTTATTACGATATAACGCAAAAAGAAGAGCCTTGGCAACAAAAAGAATGCGCGCTTCCTGCCATATTTCAACTTTGGGAAGAAGAAAAGCGTGAACTCGCCCCGTTATTTGCAGCGCGTCAAGCGAACAAAGCAAAAGAGGGGATCGTTTGGGGAATAAGCTACTTTTTATGTGCGTTACATTGGCTTAATGAACGAGCAGTGAGCAACGTATACGAATGGGAAAAGGAAGTTCAGTCGCTCCCGCTTCGTCCGTTAAATGTTGTGGATCGACTTTCGTTTATTTTCGTCCGTCCTACTCTTCACCATTCTTTTGTGCAATTAGATGAACTATTTACCGAGCTTATGAAGCTATTTTATAAACAAATGGCTCAACAAAAAAGAGACTGA
- the nth gene encoding endonuclease III, with translation MLTKQQIRYCLDEIANMFPNAHCELVHRNPFELLIAVVLSAQCTDALVNKVTKQLFEKYKTPEDYVSVPLEELQQDIRSIGLYRNKAKNIQQLCRILIEQYNGEVPKNRDELMKLPGVGRKTANVVVSVAFGVPAIAVDTHVERVSKRLGICRWKDSVLEVEETLMKKIPKEEWSVTHHRLIFFGRYHCKAQSPKCDVCPLLHLCREGKKRMKGKM, from the coding sequence ATGTTAACGAAGCAGCAAATTCGCTACTGTTTAGATGAAATTGCAAACATGTTCCCAAACGCGCATTGTGAGCTCGTTCACCGCAATCCGTTTGAACTATTAATTGCTGTTGTATTATCGGCGCAATGTACTGATGCGCTCGTTAATAAGGTGACGAAGCAACTATTTGAAAAATATAAAACACCAGAAGATTACGTCTCTGTTCCGCTAGAAGAGCTTCAACAAGATATACGTTCGATCGGACTATATCGGAATAAAGCGAAAAATATTCAACAACTATGTCGTATATTAATTGAACAATATAACGGAGAAGTGCCAAAAAATCGTGATGAATTAATGAAGCTTCCAGGCGTCGGACGGAAAACAGCGAACGTCGTCGTATCGGTTGCATTCGGTGTTCCCGCGATTGCTGTTGATACGCATGTCGAACGTGTCAGCAAACGACTTGGCATTTGTCGTTGGAAGGATTCTGTGCTAGAAGTAGAAGAAACGCTAATGAAAAAAATTCCGAAAGAAGAATGGTCGGTGACCCATCATCGCCTTATTTTTTTTGGGCGCTATCATTGTAAAGCGCAATCACCAAAATGTGACGTTTGTCCATTACTTCATCTTTGTCGTGAAGGAAAAAAACGGATGAAAGGAAAGATGTAA